The Drosophila bipectinata strain 14024-0381.07 chromosome 3L, DbipHiC1v2, whole genome shotgun sequence region aaataaaCTTAAGGATAAGCAAATATTAAAGAATAAAACAAGGAAACCCCAAAATGTTTGCATAACTTGTGGCGTGAAAATTGCCAGCAATCTGCAAAAGATTTTTCCAGCAATCTAAGCATTTTCAAGGACCTCCCCGTGTGGGTGTACccagtatctgtgtgtgtatCCTGTACCTGTTCGCCTGTGTGTGTTAGTGCGAGTGCGAGGCTCAAGTGCAATTATAAATGGCGTAATTTTGTACTCGGCGGCCGTGTCATGAACATAGCTGAAAGGCATCCTACGAAGGATATTTtgttgttaaaaaataaaaattccaagaCGCAGTCCCGGGTGGTAAGAAGCGAACGGACGGAGGAGACTCGCCGGAGCAGCGAGTACCTCTGCCGACAACTTGCAACATGGATGAATGCGACAACCCCGTCGACGTTGTCTCAATAGGGAAATTCGGGGAGGTCGCCGAGTCACCGAGTAGCGTACAGGATAATCGGCAGCCTCTGGCAACACAAAGCGTTTTGGTTAACAAAGAGCCGAGCACACGCTCCACGGAATTCAATGATAACGAATCTCAGCTAGAGAGGGACACTCCGATATCAGCACAGGACTCGAGCTCAGTCGAGGCAGTCGAGGAGGACGCAGCAATTGACGCGGAAGTCGAGGCAGCCATCATGGTATTACAATAATTATCCTATCTTGAAAATAGTATATCCTTGCTTCTGTAGATAGCAATCATCGTTTCGCAGAGTAGTATCCTTTTTTTCCGAGTGACTCATGTTGTTTAGTTTGCGTCTATTGTCTAAAGCTGCCTGAGGACCGAGGGAGGTCCTTATTGTTCATCTGTGTTGACCCGATTTTCATCCCAAGTTTCGCTTTCATCCTAATCGCCACTCaacctcctttttttttgtgtgtgtccTTAGGGCCAGGCGGAGAGCAAGAAGCACGGCAGCAAGTCAAGTCGCCGACATCACAATGGcaacggaaatggaaatggaaacggAAACGGTAGCGGATCGGAGGCACAGGATCAGACGGTGCATACCAAAGGCACCGCCATGTCCTTTGGCTTCCGCAAAAAGCTCAACGGTACCCCGAAGAAGTTCAAGAAACTCCTGGACTCCGGCGACAAAGGCAACGCTCAGGCAGACACAAAGGACGACAATGGCAATGCAGGTGAGGTGGGAAGCGGGCTCCTTCAAAGGATCAGGGTAGGAAAAGTGACAGGTTGGCAGGATAACAAAGTTTTATTTGACATTCgtcaatttcaattaatttttaacaaGTTAGAAGCATTAGGTTTGTCCTTTTTCCTTCGGACTAGAACCTGAGGACTCCAAGCTCCCTAACCCATCCCCCTTTAAGGccttttaaaaatgattttagcCCAGCAAGTGTTATGGCTTTTTAATTTGGCGACAATTTGGCGAAAAACCTAACAATGAATTGACATGCCAACGCATTCCTTTTACTTTctgccccaaaaaaaacagCTGCCACGCCGATTCACTTTGAGAAAGTAGGCGCCGCCGCCCAGAAGACCGGCCCGGGCACCGCCACAGGTGCGGCAGCGGCACGTTTCGGCTATCGAGGGGCAGTGCCACGCCCCGCTTCCACAGGCCTGACAGGCCGCAATGAAGAGTCCGATACGGATACTTcccagaacaacaacaacataaataataatgggAATGGCGGAACGGGAAGTGGGCCGGTGCTGGTGAGCAATCGTAAGTATTACTCCGTAGAGTTCTCTGAGAACTTCCCTGAACACTTTCTCATCTCCCGGTCGCTCCGCCAGTGAAACGCCGCTCCAAGAGCGCACATGCCGGACGTTCCGGCGACGGAGATGGTCCCAAAATAACCCAACCGAAGACACTGACGTTCAACCTGAACCAGAACACCACCATCGAGTACCAGAGGCGGCAGTTCTTCGGCGAGATAGCGGACGAATCGTCCGGAATTGCACCCGGATCCGGGTCGAGAGCCATGCAGCCGCGTCactacaactacaacaaccTGGCCAGCATGCACGCCAATGTCATGTGAGTTTAAAAATAGTAACTAATTATTGAGATAATAACCAAAACCACATCCTTACAGAGTACGCCCCACACCGCGTCCCACTCCGGCCAGCTATGCCAAGTTCACCCTGCAGACGGTGAGCCTGCCCAGGCCGGAGTATCCGGTGGCCATCAGCCTGACAGCCACCACGCCTACTACGCCCAGCAGCAGTGTCCAGTCACCGGTGCCCGCACACTCCACGGGAGCCAGAGCCAAGGACACGGCCACCTCCTCTCGACAGCATCCCCTCACCTCGGTGCACGTCCAGCCCCAGTCCCAGCCGCGGCATCTCGACCAGAAGAGCGTCAAGCAGCTGACGAACAACTCGACGCGCAGGGGCTTCTCGGGAAGCCGGGAGATCAGTGCCGACTCCGGAATAGCCAGCATGGACATGGCCCTGGACAGCAGCTCTGGCAGCTCGGTGGGCTCCAAGAGGAGTCGCAGCCGCCCCCGGAACCTTAAGATGGTGATGAGCGGCAGGCACACGTTCGAGGTGCGCGACGTGGACGATCCGCCCTCGAGTGAGTCGAACTCGTTTGTGGAGCCACTGGCTCTGCCCAAGCTGCCCACGGATGGCAGTCAGAGCACTCCGTTGCCACTGCTGGGATTAGTGCGTTCGAATACCGTGCTCAGTCGGGAGACCTTCGAGAGACGCCAGGCGGAGGCCACGGATGGTGCCTCGCAGGATGTTCTGCAGGTGGCGGTGAAGCCGAAGCCCAGTGGCTCTGATGAGAGCGAGAGCGTGGATGAGGAGAAGCTGTACCTGGACTCCTCCACCTCGGAGAAGAGTGCCAAACAGCTGAGCCAGTCCTCGGTGGCTTCCACCTGGCGGCATCAGGGAGGCGAGTCCCTGGCCGCCCGCGACTGCAGCAGCATGAGCATGAGCATCAGCAGCGACGGCATCCAGGAGCCGGAGCGTCCTGCCAGGGACAACGACAAGGAGGAGGACATGTCGCTCGGCTTGGATGACATTAGCATGATCAACACGGACATGCAGTTTAGCACAATTTGTAAGCCAATCCTTTAGCTATGATTATCCTTTATGATCCTTATTTCCCTTCAATGCAGCTTCAATGACGGAGACTCCACCCAGGGCAGGTCAGGAGCCGCTGCTCAAGATGCATCTGGTGGATAACCGCGAGGTGGGTGTCCCCGATCGCCCCCGATCCTTCAACAATGCCCTGAACGAGTCCAAGTTTGCGGAGCTGGCACTGGCCAGTAGCAGCTGCCTTCTCCTGGATGACGAGACTTCGCCCACGGATAGTCTGGTCAGCAGCACGGAGGACTCCGAGGAGGCAGCCGGCGGAAAGATGCAGAAGCACAAGCTGAATGAGGAGCTTCAGCAGAAGGACATCGACTTGGATGATATCTCGCCAGTCTTGGAACTGGATATGGATCCGCCAGGAGAATCTGGCACTCGCAGTCCCATCTCCCCCGGCACGCCCACTCACGCCTCCCATTCCCTGTCCCTCGGCTCGGATTGTGGTAACCTGATCGATGATGAGATCGCCGATCAGCCGGCCTTGTTGTGCAACAGCGAGGCCCAGGAGATGGCCACCGACACCCCCACTCTGATGGAAACgctcacacacacccacacccatacAGGATCCCTGCGATCCTTGAAGAGTCAGTCCAAGGCGCGTACAGCCCTCCAGCAGGCCATCGAGCTGAGCCTCAGGACCCCGGCTTCGATTCGCAAGGCAGTGATGGACCGAGCCGAGTCCTTGGATACCCTCTCGCCCTGCGAGTCCATTTGCTCCGACGACCTGATGATGGACTTTGACGTGAACAGCAGCCTGGACTCTATCGATCACATGGCCAATGCCAATGGCAGGAGCCGAAGTGGCTCGGATCTGCACAGGATTGGTCAGGGTGGTGGACACGATATGGACGCTATTCAGGCGGAGACCGAGGCGGAGCTTCTTTCTGAGCTGGAACGCCGAGGCAGTGATGTGATGAAGGAGCTAAACACTTTGTTGAGGGGCAGGAAGCAGCGAGGAGGTCCTCGGGAAAGGATAAGGTGAGTTGGGAGATAAAtaattcttaaatttaaaatatctgCAAAGattttaaagctatttttATGGCTACTTCGGGGTCATTTCAATTAATCTCTGCTGTAAGGTTTCActagtttttattaatttaaaaagtgattggtattttttattattttcctctGAAGTCTTTCCCCCCCAACCCCCTGAATCTAATTGAATTGGATGCACCGGGTCAGAAATGCGGTGGCGGTTGCTCTTTGAGTTCGCCTTTGATTCAGTTTTATTATCTCGGCACTTGGCAGCCGGCCAGCGCGCTGGTGGAATATTATTAAGTGGCTTCCACCCTGCCACCCACACACAGCACCTTGCCACCACTTGTGGCACTGCAAATCAATCAGCAGCCGCCTCTAGCTCTCCGGCTTCTGGTTGTAAAGATAAATTTTCTTTACAGCCGGCAGGGAAATGGATTACTCAAGTTGGTGCTAGAAAGACTAGAAAGTTTCTGggattatttattatacagGATATTATAGAgttatactatatatatgtatacatcaATCATCTCTATTTAACTATAGTATCCTTGAATTGAAGCATATATATAaaccataaatatatatgtataatatattgtTTCTTTTCTCTTAGACTAGCTCTAATACAATATAAAGTATAAGTATTACTAATAGTACAACCAAATTTAGTATTCCCTTTATAGAGCCTAGTACTAAATAATATAGCCCCGTCACATCTTGAATTATTTAGCTCTCAAAACAAACACTGAGTATATCTCACGTGTTCCCCGGCCTGTTTGTTtgattgtatttttgtttgcctAAGGGCACTCTGGGGTTAATCAAATGCAATTTGCTTCAGCCAGCTCAGAGCTTTGGCATGTCCCCTCCAATACTCTGCACCCCTGCCATGGGCTTTCTGGCCAaatgggaatggaaatggaaattgaaattaGCCCAAAATTAGACAGACAGATCATTGGGACAGGTTGGGCCGCAAGGAACCTGCAACGGCCTGCAAGTACacaatttttgtttgtgcAGTTGCCAAAGGTTACTCCATTCGAAATTCCCGTTGTCGGTCTCAATTGCCGGCTACCAGCAAGACAGGGGCTTTGGGCCATTGGGTGGGGGAAGGGGTAGAGACATTCGTGCCCCAAAATGTTGCAGCAAAAAAAACTTTGTGTGGCGGCTCTTCTGCATTCTGGGtgaagccaaagccaaagacGCGACCAAAGGCAACGGCACTTGGCATTTTCCAATTGTCTATGCCTGCCCCATTGTGGCAGagaaagaaaattaattaagaatttaatatattaaaaaaatatttaacaatattataaattgaataattataGTACAGTTATAGTACTGGAGTTATAGTGGAGTTAAAGTACTTACGGTCATTGCTTTTCAGTCATTCTTTTATGGAAAGGAACTGGTAGATTCTCTACATTTTAAGAAGCTCTAAAAATGTGGAACCCCTATTTTTTAGTTTagattctttaaaatatatattccataAATCCATAAATCCTCACAAAATGTATCTTGCAGTGTATTACTGTCTCTAACTATCTGTGAGACCTCCAGACTGAGTCtggctttttggccaaatcgtGGTCGTAGTTAAGATAACATTTTGACTTTGGCCAGAGACTTGATGGCTGGTGCCGCATTCTTTTGTCATGGCAActaaaagcaataaaaacaacaaaaataacaacaacaacaaccggcAACGGCACGACATCCACATAAAGTGGTTTTCTTGCTCTAACCAAAAGTTGGGAAAACTTTTTATTGCAAAGGAAAAATCAATTGTCTGCCAATACAGAAATATATACCTCGTaagttatatatgtatgtgaaCCTGTTCCGATGCCAATAGCCAAATAACTGCAAAATGCCGCAGGCCAAAATGGgatattattgttgttgttgttgtggcttaACCTGCCACACACCATGGGGTAGATGCGCCTGCGTGGGGACCGGGACATTGGCTTTCCTTTCGCCACAAACCAACAAAACTGGCAACAAAAAAGGTAGTGGCGTTAGAAGGCCAACAGCTGTGTAAGCCAACTAGTTGATAAACCACCGGTCACATGCAAAACCGCACTTGTGGCTTAAGACCTTGAGGCcaagccatccagccagccaaccagccagcaTGAGTCATGGAAACCCCGTCAGAAAGTGCTGAATAAGCCCACTCAATCTTGGCCATTATTGGCTCTCTTGATGCTGTGGCCTGAAGTCGTATTGTGATCTCTAGATTTCAACATTCTCGGTTGCACCAAAATTCCTGTATTTGTTGGTCAGAAGAAGGAGAGGGCTTTCTTTCTTTAAGCCAGGTATCTTAACGGCAGTGCCATACACTCTTCTGGGCCGGCTGAGAACTTTTGTTAACAGAcccccacacacactcacagatTTTCAAGCCCAACAATCTCTTTCGACCCACGAGTCACATTCTTGCCACTCTTGGCTGTTAACAGCCTTTGTTGGGCTGAAACAGTGGGAAAAGCGAAACATTGGTAACAACAGCAACCAAAATACAGTGGGGTCTATAGGGTaaaaaatgtacatacattcttctgaaaaaatgtttaggaaatattttaataagttcTATGTGGTTCTTTTAGAATTACTTGGTTATAAATATATCCCATAgctattataaatatttccaactcaattattttaacaaaaagtgataaaaagtagtcgcctttttaaaaataaaataaaagttatgaAAGAGTCCTAAGACTATCTTCCACTTCTCTAAAATCTAAAAGGCTTTATGATGACAACATCAAGACTCCAcccattaaatttttatattttaacccCCGAGAAACCCCCATTAACCCACTGTAATGTTCCATTACCACTCTATGGCTCCAACTTCGATTTTAGCTCCAACTCTCTGAGAGCGGTTCTCCGGTACCAATGGAACCGGGTAAAAAAAACCAGACTCGAACCCAACCATGTCGAAGAGTTACTCCAAAGATCTCAAAGCGCGCGGTTCGGTTTCGAAGTTGAGCGGCAAACAGCCAGTCGGTGAAACAATAAATCATATTCGTAAACCAATATCATATATTGGCTATCTACAATATTTGTTTCCTTAAAAACCCAACCATAAAAAGAcaaaagaaatattaattGTGCAAGAGCTGTTTATTGTTTGAAGAACGCGTGGGAGGTGTTGCCTAATCCAAAGACCAATTAAATTGCGTTGTTAATAAccgaaaaaacaaaataaccaAAAGCCAGAATCAGTGACCGACCGCAGACAGTCTTCAGCGCCTCCAGTGATACGCACTGGTGCCTCTTCCAtgccacagatacagatacatcgACTGCTCGCACTgccgcagatacagatacgcgCTCCAACGCCGACGCTGACGAACGCTGGCCAGTATTCATAACAAAAGACACGCCGCGGGCACAAGTGTCAATGAAACGAGCGTTTTGGCCAAGAGGCAAGTCTTTTACGCTTTTGGCCTAGACCTGCAATTTAAAGTGAGTTTCAAAAACTACAAGAGAGGTGGGAGTTGGGAAACCTGGGCTTTTTGGCAAGTCATATTAATTATAGAGTGGTTTGaagtatttattaaatttcaaaaaaattgtatacacTATTTTAATCAATATGTGCTTAGGAACTTAGATCCactattttattttggtttccAAAAAGTACCAACATCCATTAGAAACCCCTCCAAAGTTTCCTAATTGAAGTTCTCCCAATACCTTTGATTGAGAACTCAATAGCCAATCTCTTCTGGCCAACAAACAGAAGCTACCGAATGCCCTGAAACCCTATCCGAGTGGTAGCCAAAGTGGGTGATGATTTCCGCTGTTAGCCTTGCGTAATTTGATATGCAACCGGGGGGCAGAAACGGCAGCAAAAAAAGCCTTAAATGGGAGTTGGGGGCTGAGAAGACCCAACACAATGGGCTGAAAGTGTGTCACATGCAAATGTGCAGGCAACGTTTGGAAAATCTTTTGGAATTTGATGCCATAAACGTAACAATTACAGATATCAGGCTCACACAAACCCATACCTGAATAAAAAGTAAgatcagtgtgtgtgtgtgtggttgtgCCGGGTTAGGTTGGCTGGTGGTGCCCCCTTTTATGGCTTGCCAGCCACTTCAAGTTCAGTTGCATTTGCGACGCGTTCAGGTTTTGGTTACGGATACGAGAGTACGAGATAGGGGCTCCCATTGCTCCATTGCCATGCATAATTCAACAGAATGTTTGCCACACAACactggcaacaacaacaacaaaataccaTCGAGTGcaaatacagatacagataacGCCACTGTTGCTACTACCTACCTTCGAAGTTCGAAGCAACCTGGCTATCTACTACCTGTCTGGCTGAGAAGCTCTCCGCCAGCTCCAGAACTCCAAAACACCCCAACCCCCATCCAGAGTCTCTGGGTATATCCCCATCTTAACCATCGTTGATCATCATCCGCAGTTCAAAGTGCactggaaatattttaaagatactTTTGATTGACTTTTGATGGAATATCTATATGGCTATAACTCTTTCCTAGACATATAACTCTATTCCAAAACTATTTTGGAATATTATtcaaaatctttaatatttaatagtaTTTTGTTTGTTACTGTGTAGCAAGAACTCTCAGCTCTGTGGCATGCAAGATACACACCGGATTCTCATCAGATGCGGCCGTGTGAGAATGTTggttatttctttattttttatggccatTACCATTACCATTACCATTACTTGCGTGGCTTGCAACTCTCTTCTCGCCCCTTTCACGGAGGCCCCTTAATGAAGCTGCTATTGCTGTCTTTCCTTTTACACTTCCCTTTCCTATATGGAAGATACTATATCtatgaatatatgtatatatctagTACATGTGTGTGGAACCAAAAAGATAGCTCTGACAAATGACGTTTTGCTGCACAAATTGATAAGTACCGTTGGGAAGTGACGTTCGAGTGCATGCCACGGATGGCCATCTGATTGTGATTGCTTGTCATTGTCGTTGTTGCAGACTAACTGTTGCCGTTAACCATTCAAGACAAGTTAGTAAGCCAAGCTGGCGACAGTTGCCGTTGGCAGTGTGGCGCGTGTTTTACCACAAATGAGACACATTTGTACTAATCAGTTACCAAAAGTAGTACCTGCCACAGCCACAGGTGTGTAGCCCAAAGGGGGATACCTTATAAAGAGGGCTCTGACCCAAAATGTAGAGGAAAACCTTATCAGCGGTCGAGATTTTGAATTCTTGAGTTCCTCAcgtaaaaaacataaattttggTGGAAAAACGTAGGGTTTATCTAGATTTTATTTCCAAATTTCTCGGTATTTCTTTCAAAAGAGAAATATGTGTTTTTTATAGGGAAATAATagttgtatttaaaaaaatatattgtgcTTAAATGGTACCTAATAGATCATTCTAATAAGCCTGCTTAGAAAGGTAAAGTTTTTCGAAAAgatctctttttttaaaaacctttcTACCTTGTTTTTTGGATAAGCCCCTGTGTCATAAAgttttgaatatattttgcTGCAAATTCCATTTTCTGCAACTGTTGCAATGACAGGCATTTTGTCGTCCGACAAtggttttctaattttttgttgtcgaGTACGAAATATCCGGCGTTGCACCCTGTTGAGTTTTTTCCACATAAAGTCGACTAGAGTTGTGCAAAGTTTTTGCATTGTTTTGATTTCAGCGAATCTCTGGGAGGCCCGACTTCTGCATTCATAttcataaaacaaaatagcCTAAAGTTGGCGTGCGAAACTCACAGATATGTTGTGTTATGTTAGTGGTATGTGATTTGGGAAAGTGTATTTTGTTTGGACATAATGTAAAATTTAAttgcttttttgtttggtaaCAGTCGAGTGAATAGACCTGGCTCTACGATAAAAGAATCATGACAATCTTAACTGGAAATCATCAAGAAAAAGAAGGCTCTTAAGAGGCACTTTCAAGTGTTAAATTAGAAGGGGAATCTAGACAATAAAATGATCTCTTCTGTGTCGACTCCCGGTACTTTCATCTCGGCTCGAGATGATCTTAAAATTTTGCACAGTCTTCGTGCAGGCCCGCCATAAAATCCAAGATcgcaaaaatattcaaattacaGCTGTGCCGGTTCCCAAGTGGCAATTACTTTTGCTTTCTGCTGGGCTTTAACCGCCTGAACTTGGCTAATTAAGTCCATTGTTGTACCAACAGCCCCGAAAGAAAGTCCCCTACGAATCTCTTCAATCCCATCCGTGAGATGCCTGAATTAATTTGGTTTTCGTAATGGAAATTGAAGATGAATAGCCGAACCAAACCATACCAAAGTATCGTTATAATTAAGGGTATTAAAACCAAAACCCATTAGCCATTAACCTTTGGGGTCGCTTGTGGATGGATACCCTAGCCgtaaataatcgaatgagctAACCACCTAACCGACTattgaatttgttttgtttctctTTTGTCTGGCTTGGCTTTTGATACGTTTTTCAACAGTTTGTTTAAATTATGCCGTAAAAATTTTTGAACATTGCGCGCATGTGTAAGCGCCCTCCTCCCCCTGTTGTGTCCTCTGATTGTGGCAACTGCAACACGCAACAGTTGACTTTCACCAGCCAGCTGAGAGCTTGCTAGCTGAGGGGGTCTGTGGCGGGCGCCATGTCTCTGTGGATTTATTTCCAGCATTCATGTCGTGCAGGTTACCCCCATCTACCACCTCCCTTTCTCCCGCCAATGAATCAGGTGGTCCCCACACCTGAATCATCTTAATTGCTCATTGACAACTGCCGGCTGggtctcctcctcctcctccctcCGTCCTCCTGCCCTAAtcaatgccatttttttttttactttcctGGCAAGAGCGTTAATTGAAGTTGGCCAAATAAATGGAAAACTAACCCCGATATCAGGCTGCACTTGACAAACTTCAATGATatctttttataattttaataaatattttattttcgaaatCATTTTTacatttctatttttatttgaagtgAA contains the following coding sequences:
- the LOC108119565 gene encoding uncharacterized protein isoform X7, whose product is MDECDNPVDVVSIGKFGEVAESPSSVQDNRQPLATQSVLVNKEPSTRSTEFNDNESQLERDTPISAQDSSSVEAVEEDAAIDAEVEAAIMGQAESKKHGSKSSRRHHNGNGNGNGNGNGSGSEAQDQTVHTKGTAMSFGFRKKLNGTPKKFKKLLDSGDKGNAQADTKDDNGNAAATPIHFEKVGAAAQKTGPGTATGAAAARFGYRGAVPRPASTGLTGRNEESDTDTSQNNNNINNNGNGGTGSGPVLVSNLKRRSKSAHAGRSGDGDGPKITQPKTLTFNLNQNTTIEYQRRQFFGEIADESSGIAPGSGSRAMQPRHYNYNNLASMHANVIVRPTPRPTPASYAKFTLQTVSLPRPEYPVAISLTATTPTTPSSSVQSPVPAHSTGARAKDTATSSRQHPLTSVHVQPQSQPRHLDQKSVKQLTNNSTRRGFSGSREISADSGIASMDMALDSSSGSSVGSKRSRSRPRNLKMVMSGRHTFEVRDVDDPPSSESNSFVEPLALPKLPTDGSQSTPLPLLGLVRSNTVLSRETFERRQAEATDGASQDVLQVAVKPKPSGSDESESVDEEKLYLDSSTSEKSAKQLSQSSVASTWRHQGGESLAARDCSSMSMSISSDGIQEPERPARDNDKEEDMSLGLDDISMINTDMQFSTISSMTETPPRAGQEPLLKMHLVDNREVGVPDRPRSFNNALNESKFAELALASSSCLLLDDETSPTDSLVSSTEDSEEAAGGKMQKHKLNEELQQKDIDLDDISPVLELDMDPPGESGTRSPISPGTPTHASHSLSLGSDCGNLIDDEIADQPALLCNSEAQEMATDTPTLMETLTHTHTHTGSLRSLKSQSKARTALQQAIELSLRTPASIRKAVMDRAESLDTLSPCESICSDDLMMDFDVNSSLDSIDHMANANGRSRSGSDLHRIGQGGGHDMDAIQAETEAELLSELERRGSDVMKELNTLLRGRKQRGGPRERISAQLPARATRLLNRSRLQDPQLGGNDSDNSLRSSHSGGASAAAAARKRSTANSRASTASTASLPRQRPLHLGAGAGGAGGSAGQRCSGELHSSSDDLMLYDKSFRNAMIQDVLQFKKQLLRLRHILQEEPDFDLKRTETLNPFENDNVQLFAACGLDSKQLNDIDLASLTSSTTEDPLQELSDLRRQGEVDDRDRTIRLQRNLIEQLEAEKRMHTVANGNGGDPPKELISMATQTERTRPLAIGAEGLSRSKPEYTSYTTHFPTLHLHDSTLAATTIIRHHQSNPGKQLAPGNGNCPALNQTRRHTIISTTLTNYNQQLAATFPDTPRRSSIGWDTTTTTPLVPAPTPYRPVRITLIGDPLPLQNKSATGSLSSGSTSASSSTSSLTGNQVGGQGVKMRYPNGCQSVKNGPSAHYQPLYNSNKMTNPTVTIV
- the LOC108119565 gene encoding uncharacterized protein isoform X8, with the translated sequence MDECDNPVDVVSIGKFGEVAESPSSVQDNRQPLATQSVLVNKEPSTRSTEFNDNESQLERDTPISAQDSSSVEAVEEDAAIDAEVEAAIMGQAESKKHGSKSSRRHHNGNGNGNGNGNGSGSEAQDQTVHTKGTAMSFGFRKKLNGTPKKFKKLLDSGDKGNAQADTKDDNGNAAATPIHFEKVGAAAQKTGPGTATGAAAARFGYRGAVPRPASTGLTGRNEESDTDTSQNNNNINNNGNGGTGSGPVLVSNLKRRSKSAHAGRSGDGDGPKITQPKTLTFNLNQNTTIEYQRRQFFGEIADESSGIAPGSGSRAMQPRHYNYNNLASMHANVIVRPTPRPTPASYAKFTLQTVSLPRPEYPVAISLTATTPTTPSSSVQSPVPAHSTGARAKDTATSSRQHPLTSVHVQPQSQPRHLDQKSVKQLTNNSTRRGFSGSREISADSGIASMDMALDSSSGSSVGSKRSRSRPRNLKMVMSGRHTFEVRDVDDPPSSESNSFVEPLALPKLPTDGSQSTPLPLLGLVRSNTVLSRETFERRQAEATDGASQDVLQVAVKPKPSGSDESESVDEEKLYLDSSTSEKSAKQLSQSSVASTWRHQGGESLAARDCSSMSMSISSDGIQEPERPARDNDKEEDMSLGLDDISMINTDMQFSTISSMTETPPRAGQEPLLKMHLVDNREVGVPDRPRSFNNALNESKFAELALASSSCLLLDDETSPTDSLVSSTEDSEEAAGGKMQKHKLNEELQQKDIDLDDISPVLELDMDPPGESGTRSPISPGTPTHASHSLSLGSDCGNLIDDEIADQPALLCNSEAQEMATDTPTLMETLTHTHTHTGSLRSLKSQSKARTALQQAIELSLRTPASIRKAVMDRAESLDTLSPCESICSDDLMMDFDVNSSLDSIDHMANANGRSRSGSDLHRIGQGGGHDMDAIQAETEAELLSELERRGSDVMKELNTLLRGRKQRGGPRERISAQLPARATRLLNRSRLQDPQLGGNDSDNSLRSSHSGGASAAAAARKRSTANSRASTASTASLPRQRPLHLGAGAGGAGGSAGQRCSGELHSSSDDLMLYDKSFRNAMIQDVLQFKKQLLRLRHILQETETLNPFENDNVQLFAACGLDSKQLNDIDLASLTSSTTEDPLQELSDLRRQVVYLQGEVDDRDRTIRLQRNLIEQLEAEKRMHTVANGNGGDPPKELISMATQTERTRPLAIGAEGLSRSKPEYTSYTTHFPTLHLHDSTLAATTIIRHHQSNPGKQLAPGNGNCPALNQTRRHTIISTTLTNYNQQLAATFPDTPRRSSIGWDTTTTTPLVPAPTPYRPVRITLIGDPLPLQNKSATGSLSSGSTSASSSTSSLTGNQVGGQGVKMRYPNGCQSVKNGPSAHYQPLYNSNKMTNPTVTIV
- the LOC108119565 gene encoding uncharacterized protein isoform X6 — translated: MDECDNPVDVVSIGKFGEVAESPSSVQDNRQPLATQSVLVNKEPSTRSTEFNDNESQLERDTPISAQDSSSVEAVEEDAAIDAEVEAAIMGQAESKKHGSKSSRRHHNGNGNGNGNGNGSGSEAQDQTVHTKGTAMSFGFRKKLNGTPKKFKKLLDSGDKGNAQADTKDDNGNAAATPIHFEKVGAAAQKTGPGTATGAAAARFGYRGAVPRPASTGLTGRNEESDTDTSQNNNNINNNGNGGTGSGPVLVSNLKRRSKSAHAGRSGDGDGPKITQPKTLTFNLNQNTTIEYQRRQFFGEIADESSGIAPGSGSRAMQPRHYNYNNLASMHANVIVRPTPRPTPASYAKFTLQTVSLPRPEYPVAISLTATTPTTPSSSVQSPVPAHSTGARAKDTATSSRQHPLTSVHVQPQSQPRHLDQKSVKQLTNNSTRRGFSGSREISADSGIASMDMALDSSSGSSVGSKRSRSRPRNLKMVMSGRHTFEVRDVDDPPSSESNSFVEPLALPKLPTDGSQSTPLPLLGLVRSNTVLSRETFERRQAEATDGASQDVLQVAVKPKPSGSDESESVDEEKLYLDSSTSEKSAKQLSQSSVASTWRHQGGESLAARDCSSMSMSISSDGIQEPERPARDNDKEEDMSLGLDDISMINTDMQFSTISSMTETPPRAGQEPLLKMHLVDNREVGVPDRPRSFNNALNESKFAELALASSSCLLLDDETSPTDSLVSSTEDSEEAAGGKMQKHKLNEELQQKDIDLDDISPVLELDMDPPGESGTRSPISPGTPTHASHSLSLGSDCGNLIDDEIADQPALLCNSEAQEMATDTPTLMETLTHTHTHTGSLRSLKSQSKARTALQQAIELSLRTPASIRKAVMDRAESLDTLSPCESICSDDLMMDFDVNSSLDSIDHMANANGRSRSGSDLHRIGQGGGHDMDAIQAETEAELLSELERRGSDVMKELNTLLRGRKQRGGPRERISAQLPARATRLLNRSRLQDPQLGGNDSDNSLRSSHSGGASAAAAARKRSTANSRASTASTASLPRQRPLHLGAGAGGAGGSAGQRCSGELHSSSDDLMLYDKSFRNAMIQDVLQFKKQLLRLRHILQEEPDFDLKRTETLNPFENDNVQLFAACGLDSKQLNDIDLASLTSSTTEDPLQELSDLRRQVVYLQGEVDDRDRTIRLQRNLIEQLEAEKRMHTVANGNGGDPPKELISMATQTERTRPLAIGAEGLSRSKPEYTSYTTHFPTLHLHDSTLAATTIIRHHQSNPGKQLAPGNGNCPALNQTRRHTIISTTLTNYNQQLAATFPDTPRRSSIGWDTTTTTPLVPAPTPYRPVRITLIGDPLPLQNKSATGSLSSGSTSASSSTSSLTGNQVGGQGVKMRYPNGCQSVKNGPSAHYQPLYNSNKMTNPTVTIV